One window of the Halarcobacter mediterraneus genome contains the following:
- a CDS encoding PAS domain-containing protein produces MGAGQEIVLDEYAFLVSETDEKGIIRFANDDFCKIAEYSLEELVGNPHNMVRHKEMPRKAFKSLWETVQRGETWTGYVKNATKTGGYYWVFATVYPFESCDGSKGYLSCRRKPSNEEISSAEKLYSKWLEEERRV; encoded by the coding sequence ATGGGAGCAGGACAAGAGATAGTATTAGATGAATACGCATTTTTAGTTAGTGAGACAGATGAAAAAGGTATAATAAGATTTGCAAATGATGATTTTTGTAAAATAGCAGAATATAGTCTAGAAGAGTTAGTAGGAAATCCACATAATATGGTAAGACATAAAGAGATGCCAAGAAAAGCATTTAAAAGCTTGTGGGAGACAGTACAAAGAGGAGAAACTTGGACTGGATACGTAAAGAATGCAACAAAAACAGGAGGGTACTATTGGGTATTTGCAACAGTGTACCCATTTGAAAGTTGTGATGGGTCTAAAGGATATTTATCTTGTAGAAGAAAACCATCTAATGAAGAAATTTCTAGTGCTGAAAAGCTTTATTCTAAATGGCTTGAAGAAGAGAGAAGAGTTTAA
- a CDS encoding PAS domain-containing protein: MNEELILDKYAFLVSETDEKGIITFANDDFCRVAGYTLKELLNQPHSIVRHKDMPKAAFKDLWATVKRGEVWTGYVKNKTKSQKYYWVFATVYPTTNENGEISYMSCRRKASKEEIEEYSSLYKKMLLEE, from the coding sequence ATGAATGAAGAGCTTATCTTAGACAAATATGCTTTCTTAGTTAGTGAAACAGATGAAAAAGGTATTATCACCTTTGCAAATGATGATTTTTGTAGAGTTGCAGGTTATACCCTTAAAGAACTGTTAAATCAGCCTCATAGTATAGTAAGACATAAAGATATGCCTAAAGCAGCATTTAAAGATTTATGGGCAACTGTAAAAAGAGGTGAGGTTTGGACAGGTTATGTTAAAAACAAAACTAAATCACAAAAATACTATTGGGTATTTGCTACGGTATATCCTACAACTAATGAGAATGGAGAAATTTCTTATATGTCGTGTAGAAGAAAAGCATCAAAAGAAGAAATTGAAGAGTACAGTTCTTTATATAAAAAAATGTTATTAGAAGAGTAA